One Coffea arabica cultivar ET-39 chromosome 5c, Coffea Arabica ET-39 HiFi, whole genome shotgun sequence DNA window includes the following coding sequences:
- the LOC113690051 gene encoding coumaroyl-CoA:anthocyanidin 3-O-glucoside-6''-O-coumaroyltransferase 2-like encodes MTQMTSSHTVKVLQCCQISPPQGSVPSTTIPLTFFDIPWLLFTPNQPLFFYDFPHFSTHDFIHNILPNLKHSLSSTLQYFFPLAGNLVIPPQPSKPHLSYAEGDSVSLIIAESSCDFAFLSSYQPINVQDFYHLVPQLTLSMPVETTASARLPLLAVQITIFPRFGVCMGFALRQVAADGRTFDNFLKTWASILGEAGNKCPPLALVDNFLPCNERSLIHDPSGLELIFLKQWWHLKGLQKDVANGSNFDEIVRATFVVGPIEMEKIKGWIMTRSMNIFGSTRLYLSPYVVTCAFVWVCWTKIHLIHGGDFPEKPHYFGFIAGGITRLGFSVPKSYIGNCVAFGRSMVKRDQLVGENGLIYAAKAIGDTIKELDREVLGEADKWISDWEVLFGSEPHVMITGSPKVGSYELDFGWGRPTKVEEASISKTRAISLCESRDVFHGIEVGLALPKAKMDAFDSLFREGLKTL; translated from the coding sequence ATGACACAAATGACTTCTTCACACACAGTGAAGGTGCTTCAATGCTGCCAAATCTCACCACCACAAGGATCAGTGCCATCAACAACTATTCCATTAACTTTCTTTGATATCCCTTGGCTTCTTTTCACCCCAAACCAACCCCTTTTCTTCTATGATTTTCCCCACTTCAGTACTCATGACTTCATACATAACATACTTCCGAACCTCAAGCATTCTTTGTCCTCAACTCTCCAATATTTCTTTCCTCTTGCTGGAAATTTGGTTATTCCTCCACAACCCTCCAAGCCCCACCTCAGTTACGCTGAAGGGGACTCAGTTTCTTTGATCATTGCTGAGTCTAGCTGtgattttgcttttctttctagTTATCAGCCAATAAATGTACAAGATTTTTACCACCTTGTACCTCAGCTGACACTTAGCATGCCAGTTGAGACAACTGCTAGTGCTAGACTTCCACTTCTAGCCGTGCAAATAACTATTTTTCCTAGATTTGGTGTCTGCATGGGATTTGCATTGAGACAAGTGGCTGCTGATGGGAGAACATTTGACAATTTCTTGAAGACTTGGGCATCCATTCTTGGTGAAGCAGGCAACAAATGTCCCCCACTGGCTTTGGTGGACAATTTTTTGCCATGTAATGAAAGGTCTTTGATCCATGATCCAAGTGGGCTGGAGCtaattttcttgaaacaatGGTGGCACCTCAAGGGTCTGCAAAAAGATGTGGCTAATGGTTCAAATTTTGATGAAATAGTAAGAGCCACATTTGTTGTGGGTCCAATAGAGATGGAGAAAATAAAAGGGTGGATCATGACCCGGTCCATGAATATATTCGGGTCAACCCGGTTATATTTGTCTCCCTATGTGGTAACTTGTGCATTTGTTTGGGTGTGTTGGACGAAAATCCACTTAATCCATGGAGGAGATTTTCCTGAAAAGCCACATTACTTTGGGTTTATTGCGGGTGGCATCACCCGGTTAGGATTCTCTGTGCCTAAATCTTACATTGGTAATTGCGTTGCATTTGGTCGATCCATGGTGAAGAGGGATCAATTAGTGGGAGAAAATGGTCTCATATATGCTGCAAAAGCGATTGGGGATACAATTAAGGAGTTGGATAGAGAAGTTTTGGGCGAAGCAGATAAATGGATTTCGGATTGGGAAGTCTTGTTTGGGTCGGAGCCCCATGTCATGATTACCGGGTCACCGAAAGTGGGCTCTTATGAATTGGACTTCGGGTGGGGCAGACCCACGAAAGTGGAAGAGGCATCCATCAGTAAAACCCGTGCAATTTCACTTTGTGAAAGCAGAGATGTTTTTCACGGGATTGAGGTTGGATTGGCATTGCCCAAGGCCAAAATGGATGCTTTTGACTCCCTTTTTAGAGAAGGCTTGAAGACTTTGTGA